The Anderseniella sp. Alg231-50 genome segment GATCAGCGCCACGCCACCGGCCGACAGACCGTCGGCAAAGGCAAGGTATGTCATGCCGAAATAGACCGCCTGCATGAGCAGCCCGGTCATGGCCAGGTGAAACCAGTTGATGGGCCGCTGTGGAACCCGCGGCCTGACGATGATGAACAGCGGGATCATCAACCCGAGCACACAGGCATAACGCAACGCCAGGAATGTCATGGGTTCCGCGTACTGCAAGCCCAGCTTGGCGAAGGTGTAACCGCCCGACCACAGCAGCAGGAATACGAACGGCGCCAGGCTGATGGCCCAGGTGCGCAACCCGCTCATGATGCCACCGGCTGGCGGAGACTTGAAAAGGAATACAGGGCCAGTGCGGTCCAGATGAAACCGAAGGTTACAAGCTGAGCCGGCTGCATGGGTTCTTTCAGAACAAAAACAGCGGTCAGAAACAACATGGACGGCGCGATGTACTGCAGCAGACCAAGGGTCGAGAAGCGGATGCGGCGGGCAGCGGTTGCAAAGAACATCAGCGGCAACGCCGTCATGGGGCCACATGCCAGCAATAATACAGTTGTTTTCCAGTCGGAGCCAAACGCCAGCGGGCCTTGCGTTCCGAGCCAGCTCACTACCGCAAGCCCCAGCACTGACAGGATGGCGCTTTCCACGAAAAAGCCCTGCACTGGCCCGACATCAATTGTCTTGCGCAGGAAACCATAAGCGGAAAATGCGGCTCCCAGCAGCAGCGAGAGCCACGGAAGTACGCCAAGCGCCCAGGTCTGATATGCAACGCCTACGACGGCCAGCGCTATCGCAACAATCTGCAGGGCCGTCATTTTCTCGCGCAGCACAAGATAGCCCACGGCCACGTTGAGCAGCGGATTGATGTAAAAGGCCAATGATGTCTCCAGCGCCCGCCCGACGGCGACCGCCCACACAAACACGCCCCAGGAAATGGTCACCAGAAGCGTTGTCAGACACATGAGCGCCAGCAATTTCGGGGTTTTCACCACCCGCAGCACGTCCTGGGTGCGGCCCATGACCAGCATCACTGCTGCTGCAATGGGAATTGACCAGAATGCCCGGTGTGCCACAACCTCCAGCGCGTTCACATGAGCCAGCAGCGCGAAAAACCCGGCATAGGTTCCCCACGTCAGATAGGCGATCAGCGCGCATATAATGCCGCTGCGGTTTGTAGCGGCTTCGTCGGGCGTGGTGGTTACGGTGGTCATAATGCAGCGACTATTGCCCGGCGAACAGAAAGGACGCAATGCGCGCCCGCGCATAGCGATACAATGTTCACTGCATGGCTCGTTCGCGCAGCGGCCACGTGGCAATAATGCCCAGTGCCGGGCCTGCGGTCATGACGGCAAGCGTTACCTGCCAGCCAACATACTCGGCAAGCACGGGCGTCAGTTGAACCGTTACGAAAGTCAGCAGAAATCCGAGCGCCGTCTGAAAAGTCATCAGGCTTCCGGCAAGTTGCGGCGGGGCGGCATCAGCCACGAGAGCAGAAAACTGGGCAGAGTCCGGGATGACCGTGATGCCCCAGAGTATGAAAAAGATGACGGTCAGCCACCATGGACCGCCAAAGCTTGCCGCCGTCGCCAGACCTGCAACAAGCGAACCGGCCATGGCCAATATGGCGACATTTGCCTTGCCGATGCGATCAGCTGACCGTCCCGCCCAGATGCACGCCAGAGCCCCCAGGGCAATCGACAGAAACGCTGTCAGGCTTGCCAACCGGTTGGCATCCTGGGTGTCGAGTGACACTGCAAAGGATGCAGCCGCAGCGACCGGCAGCCAGGCCCACATGGCGTAAAGCTCCCACATGTGACCGAGATAGCCGCCATAGGCACGCCGAATGCGTTTGTCGGTCCAGGCAAGTGTTATGGAACTGGCAGAAAATGACGGCGAGCGCGCGTGATGCGGACCGAGACCAGCCCCCAAAACAAACGCGCCGCCCACAAAGGCCGCGATGGACGTGGAATACACCGCAACCCGCCAGTCGGCACCTCCCATCAGCGTTGCCAGATGCGGCAGCGAGGATCCGAATGTCAGCGCGCCAACCAGGATGGCCACCAGCAGCCCGCGATCTTTCAGACCCCAGCCGGCGGCGATTTTCATGCCGACCGGATAAACCCCTGCCAGCATGACCCCGGTGACCAGGCGCAAAAGCACCGCAACAAGGCTCGCCGGCGAAACAAACGCAAGGCCAAGATTGGCGGCCGCCGCAATGCAGGCGCACAGCGCCAGTACGCGACGCGGGTCGAACCGGTCGGCGATACCCAGAAATGCCGAGATAAACGCGCCGAAGACAAACCCCAACTGCACTGCGCTGGACAATGCCGCCTGCTGGCCCGCACTCATGGTGACCTCGGCCATCATGCCGGGCAGTGTTGCCGACGACACGAACCACAGGCTGAGTGCAGCTACCTCCGCCAGAACCAGAAAGGTCATGGAGCGCAGTTTGGACGATGATGACGTCAAGACCTGTCCTCGACAGCCTGTAGAATCACACTCATTTCAGGATTCTGCACCTTCCTTGAGCAGCTTGTAGGTCACACTGTCTATGAGCGCTTCAAACGAGGCATCTACAATATTGGGCGATACACCAATGGTAAACCAGCGCTCACCGGTCCTGTCGCGGCTTTCTATGAGGACCCGGGTTATGGCTCCGGTGCCGCCATTGAGGATACGCACCTTGTAGTCGACCAGTTCCAGATCCTCGATGAGGGACTGGAATTTGCCCAGGTCTTTGCGCAGGGCGGTGTCCAGAGCATTGATAGGGCCATTACCCTCCCCGACCGACATGATGCGGTTGCCGTCAATAATGATCTTGACCACCGCCTCGGCAACAGAAGTTTCCTCGCCCTTGGCATTGTGGCGATGTTCGACGGACACCCGGAACGAGTCCACCTCGAAGAAATTCGTCACCGTGCCGAGTGCGCGACGCGCCAGTATCTGGAAAGATGCAGGCGCGGCATCATAGGCATAGCCTGCCGTCTCGCGCTCCTTCACTTCACGCAACAGCGTGTCGAGGCGCGGATCGGCCTTGTCAACGCTGATACCGGTGCGTTCGATCTCGGAAATCAGGTTGGATTTACCGGCCTGATCCGACACCAGGACGCGGCGAATGTTGCCGATGGTCTGCGGCGGCACGTGTTCATAGGTCTCCGGCTCTTTCAGCAGCGCGGATGCATGAATGCCCGCCTTGGTGGCAAAGGCGCTTTCGCCGACATAAGGCGCCTGGCGGTCAGGCGCCCGGTTGAGCAGTTCGTCAAATGCCCGCGACACCTGGGTCAGCCGCTCGAGGCCGTGTGCCGTGATACGGGTTTCAACCAGGTCTGAATAGGCCGGTTTCAGCATCAAAGTGGGGATCAGAGACACCAGGTTTGCATTGCCGCAGCGTTCACCGATACCGTTGAGCGTGCCCTGTATCTGGCGCGCGCCCGCCCTGACGGCGGCAAGAGAGTTGGCAACGGCCTGCTCGGTATCGTTATGGGCATGGATACCAAGATGGGTGCCCGGCACCTGTTCGCAAACCGCGCGCACAATCTCTTCAACCTCATGCGGCAGCGTGCCGCCATTGGTGTCGCACAGGATAACCCAGCGGGCACCGGCTGCATGGGCGGCATGTGCGCAGGCCAGCGCATAGGCCGGGTTTGCCTTGTAGCCGTCGAAGAAGTGCTCGCAATCGACCATGGCCTGCTTGCCGGCACCGATAGCGGCTGAAACACTATCGGAAATACAGGCCAGGTTTTCATCGTTGGTTGTCTTCAGCGCGACCTCGACATGATAGTCCCACGACTTGGCGACAAAGCAGACAGCATCGGAATTGGCTTGCAGCAGATCCTGCAGGCCGGGATCGTTGGAGGCCGACCTTCCCGGACGGCGCGTCATGCCAAAAGCGGCAAATGACGCCTTCATTTCACGCGGTTCGGCAAACAGTGCCGTATCAGTCTGGTTGGCGCCCGGATAGCCGCCTTCGATACAGTCCAGCCCCAGTTCGTCCAGCATGGCAATGATGGCAAGCTTGTCTTCCAGCGAGAAGTCAATGCCGGGCGTCTGCGCCCCGTCACGCAATGTGGTGTCGTACAGGTAAAGCCGTTCGCGCATACTCATCGCTTCATTTCCCAACTAGTCAGGCGTTCGCCGGTTTCTGCGTCCTTTGAATCCTTGAGTTGAATCCCCTGGGCCGTGAGTTGATCGCGAATACGGTCTGCTTCGGCGAAATCCTTGTTCGCGAATGCTTCCAGACGCAATGCGATAGCAGCATCGATTGCCGCGTCATCAACCTGGGCAGCGCGCGGATCGGTCAGGTCTCCGGCAAATCCCAGAGCGGCAAGGTTCGAGGCACGTTCAGTGTCGTCCATCTGATGCAGTGCCGCGATCGCACGCGGTGTGTTCACGTCATCCAGCAAGGCCTCGAGCACTTCGCCGCTCATGGCAGGGTCTGCATCCGCCGGAGATGCCTTGGCATACCAGCCGGCCAGCACATCCCAGCTTTCCTGAACCGACTTTTCCGTCCAGTCGATAGGCTGGCGATACTGGGTACGCAGCATGTTGAACCGCAAGACTTCCCCGGGCCATTTCTGCAGCAGCTCGTTGATGGTGATGAAGTTGCCCTCGCTCTTCGACATCTTCCTGCCCTCGACCTGCAGGAAGCCGTTGTGCATCCACACATTGGCCATGACATCGGTGTCATGGGCGCAGCGGGACTGCGCAATCTCGTTTTCATGGTGAGGGAACTGCAGGTCGATGCCACCACCGTGTATGTCGAACACTTCGCCCAGATGCTGTTTGGCCATGGCGGAGCACTCGATATGCCAGCCCGGTCGGCCCCGGCCCCACGGGCTGTCCCAGCCCGGGGTTTCAGAATCGGAGGGTTTCCACAAGACGAAGTCGGTCGGATCCTTCTTGTAGGTAGCCACCTCGACACGCGCACCGGCAACCATCTCGTCCAGCGAGCGGCGCGACAGCGCACCATAGTCCTTCATGGACGGCGTGTTGAACAGCACATGGCCATCGGCCTCATAGGCGTTGCCCTTGGCAATCAACACCTTGATCATCTCGACCATCTGCGGGATGTGACCGGTGCAGGTCGGTTCAACATCGGGCGGCAACACTCCAAGCGCTGCAATGTCTTCGTGAAACTGCCTCGTGGTCCGCTCTGTCACGTCGGAGATCGGCACGCCCTCTTCCCTGGCGCGGGCGTTGATCTTGTCATCCACGTCAGTGATGTTGCGGACATATTTTACATGGGCTGCGCCATAGACATGGCGTAACAGCCGGTAGAGCACGTCAAACACGATGATCGGGCGCGCGTTGCCGATATGGGCAAAATCGTAGACCGTCGGCCCGCATACATACATGCGGACATGTGCCGGATCGATCGGCTGAAACACCTGTTTGGCTTTGGTCAGTGAGTTATAGAGCGTCAGTTCCATGCGACATGTACCCTTAAGGCCACGCTGGCCAGGGTTGCTCATTTTCTCATGTTTGGAAAAGCAGAACCGTTACCAGCGCAAGATTGCGACTAGCTGATAATAATCCGGCAAATGTTGCAGGCGGATTTACGGATCGGTTTCATGGTGCGCAAAATGCGCGCGATAGGCCCTCGCGTCAAGCCCATGACCGGTTTTTGGTTATTCAGGTATGATTGCAGCCACAAAACCGGTTTCCAACGCAGCTGGAAACACCTATACGCTGCAACCATCATGACGACGCCTCCCCCCTCAAACCTGAAAGCGGCCTGCTGGATGGCCGGCTGGATCACCTTGATGCTGACCATGGCGGTTGTTGGCCGCGAGGTGACACGCGAGATCGATGCGTTCCAGGTGATGGAACTGCGCGCCCTGATCGGCATCGTGCTGATCTACCCTCTGGTCTACATGCACGGCGGCCTCAGGACCATGAAGACAGCGTATCCTGCTCGCCACCTGGCGCGGAATGTCGTGCATTACGGCGCGCAGTATTCCTGGTTCGTGGCCCTTGGCCTGATACCGCTGGCCCAGGTCATCTCAATCGAATTCACCATGCCGATCTGGACCGCAATCCTCGCCGTGATATTCCTGGGCGAACGCATGAACGCCTGGAAAATTGCGGCCATCCTGTTTGGAATTCTCGGAGTATTGATCATCGTTCGTCCGGAGGCCGGCAGAATTGACCCCGGCCAGGCATGGGCGCTGGCATCGTCGGTGGGTTTTGCGGTGTCGGTGGTCATGATCAAGGCGCTGACACGCACCGACAGCGTGGTGCGCATCCTGTTCTGGATGCTGGTGATACAGGCCATACTCGGCGCCGTGCCCGCCTACCTCGTCTGGCAACCGGTGCCGACCCACCTTTGGGGCTTCATGCTGGCGGTAGCTTTCTGCGGGACGTTTTCGCACTACTGCATGGCCCGGGCCATGCTGTATGCCGATGCGACCGTCGTGGTGCCGATGGATTTCATTCGCGTTCCGGCGACCGCCATTGCGGGCTGGCTGATCTACGCCGAAGGCATTGATGCATTCACCGTGTCAGGCGCCAGCCTGATCTTGCTGGGCAACCTGCTCAATCTCAAACAGGCAGGCACGGCACGCGTGCGATAAACCGGTTGCGTGAGTTTGCTGCTTGTGACGCAATGCCTGCAAAATCAGTGAACTCAATGTCCAGGGAATACAAGTCATGAAACCGTTGGAAGGTGTCCGGGTGCTGGATTTGACCCATGTACTGGCCGGTCCGTTCTGTACCTATCAGCTAGCAGTGCTTGGCGCAGACGTGATCAAGATCGAGCCGCCGGACAACCCTGACATGACCCGCAAGGAAGGTGTTGTGCCGGCGCTGAACCAAGCTGCGTACGGCACCTATTTCCAGGCCCAGAACGCGGGCAAGCGCGCCATCACGGTTAACCTGAAGGACGAGGCCGGGCGCGACGTGCTGCGTCGTCTGATCAAGACAGCCGATGTACTCGTACAGAACTATGCCGGTGACGCACTGGAAGAACTCGGCTTCGGCTACGACGCCGTCCTGAAGATCCAGCCGAAACTGATCTATTGCACGCTGACCGGCTTCGGGCGAACCGGCCCAAAGGCCAATCACCCCGCCTATGACGTGGTCATCCAGGCGTTTTCCGGTTTGATGAGCGCAAACGGGACACCCGACACCGGCCCGGTCCGCGTGGGACCTCCCATGGTGGACTATGGTACCGGAGCGCAAGCTGCGCTGGCGATCTCCGCGGCCCTGCTGCAACGGGAAAGAACCGGCAAGGGCCAGCGCATCGATGTTTCGATGCTGGATGCAGCCCTGATGCTGATGAGTGCCAATGTCACCGATACCCTGACCACGGGCAAGCCGCCGCAACCGCATGGCAACAATCACCCGCACTATGCCGGCTACCGGACATTTGAAACCGCAGACGGCCTGCTGATGGTCGGCGCATGGACCAACCAGCAACTGTCCCGGTTGTTTATAGCGGTAGGAGAACCTGAACGCGCTACGCAAATATTACAGGTGCCGCGTTCGCAGGTGGGCGAGATGGCAGCGGATGACGCCGGCATCCTGTCAGGCCATCTGAAATCCCGCAGTGCCGAGCAATGGGAAACCATACTCAATGATGCGCGAGTGCCTGCCGCCCGGGTGCGCACACTGGACCAGGCGCTCGCGCACGATCAGGTAAAGTCGCGACGAGTGGTGCAGCAGGCAGGCCGCGACCCGGCCGAACATGGCCCGCCGGCGTTCCCTGTGGCTGCGTTTTCCTATGACCACGGGAGCCCGGATCTCATGCGCCCGCCGCCACGAGTTGGTGAACACACGGATGAGGTATTGTCTGAACTTGGCTTCAGCAGCGCCGAAATCGGCGAGCTTCGGAAAGCCGAGACGCTCTAGAACGTAACGTCATCCGAACACATTTCGATCACAAACCCGGTAGAGAGGGCAGAAAGCGATTGCTCTCTTGGCGCGAGACTGCAATACAGAAGGCAACGACGGGGACAATTGATTCATACCGGGGTGGTATTCATTTTGCAAAGAGCATCGTTTTGACTGCCGCCGAGCGCGCATGGGTCCAGAAACTCGCACCCTACAGAAGCGCCGACGACCGCCAGGCTGTTGTGGAAATCATCCTGACACTGGTACCGTTCTTGGGCGTATGGCTTGCCATGTACGCGGTGATGAGCATCAGCTACTGGCTGACACTTGCGCTGGTACCGGTGGCAGCCTGCCTGATGGTCCGGCTATTCATCATCCAGCATGATTGCGGCCATCGCGCGATGTTCTCGTCACGCACCGTGAACAACTGGGTCGGGCGCTGCATGGGCGTGTTGACCATGACGCCCTACGAATACTGGCGATATGCACATTCCCTGCACCACGCCGGTTCCGGCAATCTCGACAAGCGCGGCTTCGGTGACATCGAAACCCTGACCATTGCGGAATACAACGCGTTGAGCACGCTCAACAAATTTCGTTACCGGCTGTACCGCAACCCGCTCGTGCTGTTTGTGATCGGTCCCGCCTACCTGTTCATCATCCGGCATCGCTTTCCACTCTGGGCACTGAGTCTCGGCCGTGACCAGTGGATCAGCATCATGACGACAAACCTCAGCATCGTGGTTTTGTACACCGCAGTGATTTACTTTACCGGCTTCACGGCATTCATCATGATCCAGGTACCGGTTGTTGCGCTGGGCGCGTCAATCGGCGTGTGGCTGTTCTACGTACAGCACCAGTTCGATACGACGCAGTGGGATCACACCGAGGACTGGGAACACGAACATTCTGCCCTGCATGGCAGTTCGTTCTATGATTTGCCGAAGCCACTGATGTGGCTGACCGGCTATATCGGCATTCATCACGTGCACCATCTTTCGAGCCGGGTTCCCTTCCACAAGCTGCCGCAGGTGATGAAGGATTATCCCGAGCTGAAGGAAATCGGCCGGTTGACGTTCTGGGAGAGCCTGAAATGCATCCCGCTGACATTATGGGATGAAAAGAGCCGGCGGCTGGTATCATTCAGACAAGCCATGGCAGCCCCGGCCTAAGCTGCCCCTGGGGAAGAAAACCCCACGCCATCGTGAATTCCTCCAGACAGGCAAGGCTGTTACCTATTCGGGTGACAGCCTTTTTCATTGCCCAGGGAAACTCATCAGATGTTGCATTTCAGGCCTGCTTTCCGTCCGGTTGCAATCTTGGCCGCTGTTCTTGCCCTGCTTGTCCATGCATCGATTGCCAACGCGAAATTTGTCGGCAAGGCAGACGACAACCCGCGCATGTCGCAAAGCAGTTCGCCGTATCTGAGATCTCATTCAAACGATCTTGTGCGCTGGTATGACTGGGGCGATGAGGCGTTCAAGCAGGCAAGGGAAAAGAAGCTGCCGCTGTTCGTTTCGTTCGGATATACCGCCTGCCACTGGTGCCACGTGATGCAGGAGACCCATTTCAACGAAGAGGCCATAGCCAAGACGATCAACGAGCAATTTGTGCCGGTCCTGGTGGACCGTGAACAGCGCACCGCGCTGGATGACACCTATATGCTGGTCACTGAACTGCTTACACAGCGCGGCGGGTGGCCCAACAACATGTTCCTGACACCGGACCTGAAACCGTTTTATGGAACCGGCTACATACCACCACAGGATTTTACCGGGCTGCTGAAGGGCGTTACCGACAGCTGGGCCAAGGACAATCCCGCCGTGCTGGCGGAAGGTGACCGGCTTGCCACGCTTCTGGAAGGCTATCTGAACCGCAAGCAGGAAGCCCAGAACCTGACCCCTGCCCTGATGGCGCAGGCGGCCAAGACGCTGTCCGGGCAATTTGACGCCTTCGCCGGCGGCCTTGGTGACGGCCCGAAATTCTTCCGGCCCACGGTACTTGCCTTCATGCTGCTGCAGGCCGAACGCACCGGTGATGCCGAGGTTCTTGACGCTGTGGAAAGAACGCTGCAGTCAGGCCTGAACGGCGGTATCCATGATCATATCGAGGGAGGTTTCCACCGTTATGCGATCGATCCCGGATGGCGCGTGCCGCACTTTGAGAAAATGCTCAATGACCAGGCACTCAACACCGAAGTGTACCTGACCGCCTATCGCCTCACCGGAAAGCCCGAATACGCGGCAACGGCGCGCAAGACCATCGACTACGTCATGGCCGATCTGACAGCGCCGAAAGGCGGCTTCTACACGGCCCGCGATGCAGATTCAGAAGGCGAGGAAGGCACCTATTATGTCTGGACGCCGGAACAACTGGAAAAGGTGCTGGGCAAGCAGGACGCCGAGTTCGCGCTCAACACGTTCGGTCTGATTGCCGATGGCGAAATGGCCGGCAAGGTCATCCTCAACATGGACAGCGTACGCAACCAGTCGGTTCCGAAACTTGACCAGGTCCTCGCCAAACTGGCCGAGGCCCGCAAGCCCCGGCAGAAACCGGTTCGCGACGAGAAGATACTGGCCAACTGGAACGGCATGATGATCGCCAGTGTGGCTCAGGCAGCGATTTTGCTTGATGACACCAACTACCGCAACGCCGCCGTCAAGGCCGGGGAATTCGTCTGGACCAAAATGCATGATGAAGACGGTGTACTGCATCGCAGCCACTTTGACGGCATCAATGATGTCGAGGGTGAACTGGACGATTATGCCCAGATGGCACGCGGCTACCTGTTTGTTCACGACGCCACCGGGGACAAGCTCTGGCTGGACCGTGCCAAGGCTCTGCTGGCCCAGATGCAAAAGAACTTCCAGGACGCCGACACAGGTGACTTTTTCGGCACGCGCGAGGCCGCCGGGTTTGCACGCACCAAGCCCCGCTCAGATGTTGACCAGCCTTCCGGCAACGGTGCGGCTCTTGACGCAATGGTGCGCCTTGCACAGCGCGCCGGCACACCGGACATGCGCCGGGCCACGGAGCAGACCATTGCCGCTCTGTCCGGGATTGCGGCCGGCACGCCAACCAGCGGCGCTTCCATCCTGTCGGCGTCAGACAGCTTCCTGCATGGCCAGACAGGCGTAGTGCAGTTTGCAGGCAACGGCGTGGTGGATGCACGGCTGATGCCGGGCGCAGACAGCAAGAGCCTCGTCATCCGGCTGCAGGTGGCCGACGGCTGGCATGTCAATTCCCATGCCCCCCTGGAAGACTACCTGGTGGCGACGAAGCTGGACATCGCGGGCAATGATGCCGCCAAGACAGCAAGTGTGTCCTACCCGGAACCGGAAACCAAGAAGCTGGCCTTCAATGAAAAGCCGATGGCGCTTCTGGAGAACCAGGTGGAGATCACGGCACGCTTTGACAAGCCGATCACCGGCCCGGTTGAAGCTCAGTTGCAGGTACAAACCTGTTCGGATGAAATATGCCTGCTGCCGGAGACACTGAAATTGCGGGTCGCCCTTCCCCCGGCGTCCTAGGATTCAGAGTTCCCGGATTCAAATGGACCGGATCGCTATATGCGGATCACGGCGGATTGAGTCTAAGTGAATTGTATTTGAGGTCGCGCGGGATGAAACATTCAATGACTGTTTCAACCATCTCTCAAGCGGGTCCCTCTCAAGATGCGTTTTTTCCCCGTGCTGCCTGTCGTGCTCGCAACCGTTCTGCTTGGCGCGAGCCCACCACCCGCCCAGGCAGCGTCCCAGGATCTGCTGGCGGGCAAAGGCAACTGGAAAGTGCTCAAGGTCGGCAGCAAACCGAAAACCCGGTTTGCCCTCAACAAGGGTATTCTCGACATATCAGCCGACAAGTCGGTGGCATTCCTTTACCGCGAGATCAATCCGCTCAGATCGCACATGCCGAAACTGCAGTGGCAGTGGCGGGTGGACCGTGACATCCCGGCCACGGACCTTTCGGCCAAAGGCAAGGATGACCGTCCGGCGGCTGTGCACCTGTGGTTTGAAGACAAGAGCGCGTCTGTGTCGGGTGCACTCAGCTCGCTATTGGGCAAGCCACGCGTCGGCTATCTCATGACCTATGTCTGGGGCGGCAAACAGCGCGCCGGGTCCATCATCAGAAACCCGTACTTCCCGGACAAGGGCATGGTCATCGTGCTTCGCGACAGCCGAGCCAAAACCGGCACATGGCAAATGGAAACGCGCGATATAGCCGCCGACTTCAAGGCCGCCTTCGGCATTGCGCCGGAACTGTCCGACCTGCGTCACGTGTCCGTATCTGCGGATACCGAAGACACCAGGACATCCAGCCGTTCCAGTATCCGCAAATTCCGTATCGTTGAGTAACCGGCTATTCAGCCGCCTCAAAACTGCCCTCACCGGCGTCGTCCGAGACCGGGCCTACCGACTTGCGCAGTTCTTCAGCGACGAGGAATGCAAGTTCGAGCGCCTGGTCCGCATTGAGACGCGGATCACAATGTGTGTGATAGCGGTGCGCCAGATCATCGTCCGACACTTCGCGGGCGCCACCGGTACATTCGGTAACGTTCTGCCCGGTCATTTCCACATGGATACCGCCGGCATGAGTGCCCTCGGCCCGATGGATGGACAGGAAGTCACGAACTTCCGACAGAATGGCGTCGAACGGCCTGGTCTTGTAGCCACTGGATGCCTTGATGACGTTGCCGTGCATCGGATCACAGGACCACAGAACTTTTCGTCCCTCGGCCTCGACCTTGCGGATCAGGCCTGGCAGATGATCTTCCACCTTGCCGGCACCAAAGCGTGCGATCAGCGTTAGCCGGCCGGCCTCATTGGCCGGGTTCAGCATGTCGATGAGGCGGATCAGTTCGTCAGCCTCAAGCGACGGGCCGCACTT includes the following:
- a CDS encoding EamA family transporter — encoded protein: MTTPPPSNLKAACWMAGWITLMLTMAVVGREVTREIDAFQVMELRALIGIVLIYPLVYMHGGLRTMKTAYPARHLARNVVHYGAQYSWFVALGLIPLAQVISIEFTMPIWTAILAVIFLGERMNAWKIAAILFGILGVLIIVRPEAGRIDPGQAWALASSVGFAVSVVMIKALTRTDSVVRILFWMLVIQAILGAVPAYLVWQPVPTHLWGFMLAVAFCGTFSHYCMARAMLYADATVVVPMDFIRVPATAIAGWLIYAEGIDAFTVSGASLILLGNLLNLKQAGTARVR
- a CDS encoding CoA transferase; the protein is MKPLEGVRVLDLTHVLAGPFCTYQLAVLGADVIKIEPPDNPDMTRKEGVVPALNQAAYGTYFQAQNAGKRAITVNLKDEAGRDVLRRLIKTADVLVQNYAGDALEELGFGYDAVLKIQPKLIYCTLTGFGRTGPKANHPAYDVVIQAFSGLMSANGTPDTGPVRVGPPMVDYGTGAQAALAISAALLQRERTGKGQRIDVSMLDAALMLMSANVTDTLTTGKPPQPHGNNHPHYAGYRTFETADGLLMVGAWTNQQLSRLFIAVGEPERATQILQVPRSQVGEMAADDAGILSGHLKSRSAEQWETILNDARVPAARVRTLDQALAHDQVKSRRVVQQAGRDPAEHGPPAFPVAAFSYDHGSPDLMRPPPRVGEHTDEVLSELGFSSAEIGELRKAETL
- the cysS gene encoding cysteine--tRNA ligase encodes the protein MELTLYNSLTKAKQVFQPIDPAHVRMYVCGPTVYDFAHIGNARPIIVFDVLYRLLRHVYGAAHVKYVRNITDVDDKINARAREEGVPISDVTERTTRQFHEDIAALGVLPPDVEPTCTGHIPQMVEMIKVLIAKGNAYEADGHVLFNTPSMKDYGALSRRSLDEMVAGARVEVATYKKDPTDFVLWKPSDSETPGWDSPWGRGRPGWHIECSAMAKQHLGEVFDIHGGGIDLQFPHHENEIAQSRCAHDTDVMANVWMHNGFLQVEGRKMSKSEGNFITINELLQKWPGEVLRFNMLRTQYRQPIDWTEKSVQESWDVLAGWYAKASPADADPAMSGEVLEALLDDVNTPRAIAALHQMDDTERASNLAALGFAGDLTDPRAAQVDDAAIDAAIALRLEAFANKDFAEADRIRDQLTAQGIQLKDSKDAETGERLTSWEMKR
- a CDS encoding MFS transporter, which produces MTSSSSKLRSMTFLVLAEVAALSLWFVSSATLPGMMAEVTMSAGQQAALSSAVQLGFVFGAFISAFLGIADRFDPRRVLALCACIAAAANLGLAFVSPASLVAVLLRLVTGVMLAGVYPVGMKIAAGWGLKDRGLLVAILVGALTFGSSLPHLATLMGGADWRVAVYSTSIAAFVGGAFVLGAGLGPHHARSPSFSASSITLAWTDKRIRRAYGGYLGHMWELYAMWAWLPVAAAASFAVSLDTQDANRLASLTAFLSIALGALACIWAGRSADRIGKANVAILAMAGSLVAGLATAASFGGPWWLTVIFFILWGITVIPDSAQFSALVADAAPPQLAGSLMTFQTALGFLLTFVTVQLTPVLAEYVGWQVTLAVMTAGPALGIIATWPLRERAMQ
- the cimA gene encoding citramalate synthase encodes the protein MSMRERLYLYDTTLRDGAQTPGIDFSLEDKLAIIAMLDELGLDCIEGGYPGANQTDTALFAEPREMKASFAAFGMTRRPGRSASNDPGLQDLLQANSDAVCFVAKSWDYHVEVALKTTNDENLACISDSVSAAIGAGKQAMVDCEHFFDGYKANPAYALACAHAAHAAGARWVILCDTNGGTLPHEVEEIVRAVCEQVPGTHLGIHAHNDTEQAVANSLAAVRAGARQIQGTLNGIGERCGNANLVSLIPTLMLKPAYSDLVETRITAHGLERLTQVSRAFDELLNRAPDRQAPYVGESAFATKAGIHASALLKEPETYEHVPPQTIGNIRRVLVSDQAGKSNLISEIERTGISVDKADPRLDTLLREVKERETAGYAYDAAPASFQILARRALGTVTNFFEVDSFRVSVEHRHNAKGEETSVAEAVVKIIIDGNRIMSVGEGNGPINALDTALRKDLGKFQSLIEDLELVDYKVRILNGGTGAITRVLIESRDRTGERWFTIGVSPNIVDASFEALIDSVTYKLLKEGAES
- the rarD gene encoding EamA family transporter RarD, translated to MTTVTTTPDEAATNRSGIICALIAYLTWGTYAGFFALLAHVNALEVVAHRAFWSIPIAAAVMLVMGRTQDVLRVVKTPKLLALMCLTTLLVTISWGVFVWAVAVGRALETSLAFYINPLLNVAVGYLVLREKMTALQIVAIALAVVGVAYQTWALGVLPWLSLLLGAAFSAYGFLRKTIDVGPVQGFFVESAILSVLGLAVVSWLGTQGPLAFGSDWKTTVLLLACGPMTALPLMFFATAARRIRFSTLGLLQYIAPSMLFLTAVFVLKEPMQPAQLVTFGFIWTALALYSFSSLRQPVAS
- a CDS encoding fatty acid desaturase, with the protein product MTAAERAWVQKLAPYRSADDRQAVVEIILTLVPFLGVWLAMYAVMSISYWLTLALVPVAACLMVRLFIIQHDCGHRAMFSSRTVNNWVGRCMGVLTMTPYEYWRYAHSLHHAGSGNLDKRGFGDIETLTIAEYNALSTLNKFRYRLYRNPLVLFVIGPAYLFIIRHRFPLWALSLGRDQWISIMTTNLSIVVLYTAVIYFTGFTAFIMIQVPVVALGASIGVWLFYVQHQFDTTQWDHTEDWEHEHSALHGSSFYDLPKPLMWLTGYIGIHHVHHLSSRVPFHKLPQVMKDYPELKEIGRLTFWESLKCIPLTLWDEKSRRLVSFRQAMAAPA